One Dokdonia sp. Dokd-P16 genomic window carries:
- a CDS encoding carboxypeptidase-like regulatory domain-containing protein: MKKPIAITIPKPCHEDWNKMTPTQQGKHCAVCSKEVIDFTSHTTIQLRDHIVSGDSICGRFRKDQLGTPLSLSRHKGRSFAQYAASLLVPIATLSAGDAVSQTTEEVFITGDIAPVELPINAYDSLGIGSLSRKHKTPQKLVTIKGTVTDMVGPLPGVNITVNGTSRAYQTDFDGDYSLKVFPGETIIYSFLGYEPRKILVGSQLEINVNFKDEDQNMLLGEVSIHDYKQFKKEERLEKKRLKKEKGH; this comes from the coding sequence ATGAAAAAGCCTATCGCCATTACAATCCCAAAGCCATGTCATGAAGACTGGAATAAAATGACTCCTACCCAGCAAGGAAAACACTGCGCTGTATGCAGTAAAGAGGTCATAGATTTCACATCACACACTACAATACAATTACGTGATCATATAGTGAGTGGAGATTCGATTTGCGGTCGTTTTAGAAAAGACCAGCTAGGTACTCCCCTATCTTTATCGCGTCATAAAGGCCGTAGTTTTGCGCAATACGCAGCTTCTTTGTTAGTACCTATCGCTACACTTTCGGCTGGAGATGCAGTATCTCAAACCACAGAAGAGGTCTTTATCACTGGAGACATAGCACCCGTTGAATTACCTATTAATGCATATGATAGTTTAGGAATTGGTTCGCTTTCGCGAAAGCATAAAACTCCACAAAAACTAGTAACCATAAAAGGCACTGTTACCGACATGGTTGGTCCGCTACCTGGAGTGAATATTACTGTAAATGGAACTTCAAGAGCTTACCAAACTGATTTTGATGGAGATTATAGTCTCAAAGTGTTTCCAGGAGAAACTATTATTTATAGCTTCTTAGGATACGAACCACGTAAGATTCTCGTGGGCTCACAACTTGAAATTAATGTAAATTTTAAAGATGAGGATCAAAACATGCTTTTAGGTGAGGTTTCCATACACGACTACAAACAATTTAAGAAAGAAGAGAGACTAGAAAAGAAGCGTCTCAAGAAAGAAAAAGGACATTAA
- a CDS encoding glutaminyl-peptide cyclotransferase: MTAYAKHLILLLLPLLIISCGDTGSLDGIFTIETSAIKNSIKNGGEIAISLKAKKNITVDSVVYDLDGARLGSKKDTEKYTTTLTSPKLGGRTLTATISTPDGTTTTTKKINILHTVAPKVYGYKIINRYPHQTDAYTQGLEFVGDTLYESNGSYGESTLRKLDYKTGEVLKEVKLDNSYFAEGMTIIGDNIYQLTWQENTGFIYNKDTFERTGTFAYNQSKEGWGLTNDGSVIYKSDGTSKIWTLDPSNLSEQSYIEPTHNNGVMSQLNELEFINGKIYANTYQRESIAIIDPKTGALEALINLKGLKKEVQSGLDPDNEVLNGIAYKANEGRLFVTGKHWNTLFEIEIVEK; the protein is encoded by the coding sequence ATGACAGCATACGCTAAGCACCTCATTCTATTACTTTTACCACTTCTTATCATAAGCTGTGGAGATACAGGATCACTAGATGGCATCTTCACCATCGAGACTAGTGCTATTAAAAATTCTATAAAAAATGGTGGAGAGATTGCAATCTCGCTTAAAGCCAAAAAAAACATCACTGTAGACTCTGTCGTTTATGATCTAGATGGTGCCCGTTTAGGAAGTAAAAAAGACACTGAAAAATACACAACAACCCTTACCTCGCCAAAATTAGGAGGAAGAACTCTAACAGCAACGATAAGCACTCCAGATGGTACAACAACTACCACTAAAAAAATAAATATACTACACACCGTAGCTCCTAAAGTTTACGGATACAAAATCATAAATAGATACCCACATCAAACAGATGCTTACACACAAGGACTAGAATTTGTAGGAGATACACTTTACGAAAGTAATGGAAGCTATGGCGAATCTACACTGCGCAAACTTGACTATAAAACTGGCGAAGTACTTAAAGAAGTAAAGCTAGACAACTCTTATTTTGCAGAAGGCATGACGATTATAGGAGACAATATCTACCAACTCACATGGCAGGAAAATACAGGCTTTATTTACAATAAAGATACCTTCGAGAGGACTGGTACATTTGCTTACAATCAAAGTAAAGAAGGCTGGGGACTTACAAATGATGGTTCAGTGATTTATAAGTCTGACGGAACTAGCAAAATCTGGACGCTAGACCCTTCTAATCTTTCTGAGCAATCTTATATAGAGCCTACGCACAACAATGGAGTTATGTCTCAATTAAATGAACTTGAATTTATCAATGGAAAAATTTACGCAAATACTTATCAGCGAGAGTCGATAGCTATTATTGATCCAAAAACTGGTGCATTAGAAGCTCTTATAAATCTGAAAGGACTTAAAAAGGAAGTACAATCAGGGCTTGACCCTGATAATGAAGTTCTCAATGGAATCGCTTATAAAGCAAATGAGGGTCGTCTTTTTGTTACTGGAAAACACTGGAACACCTTATTTGAAATAGAGATTGTAGAAAAATAG
- the ribB gene encoding 3,4-dihydroxy-2-butanone-4-phosphate synthase, translating to MQKTASTSIQLHTIEEAIEDIKNGKVIIVVDDEDRENEGDFLAAAEAVTPEMINFMATHGRGLICTPITEDRCEELHLNMMVTSNTDPMETAFTVSVDLKGNGVTTGISASDRSKTVQALINPNTKPYDLSRPGHIFPLKAKEGGVLRRTGHTEAAIDFARLAGFKPAGVIVEIMNADGTMARLPQLLEVAKTFDLKIVSIEDLVAYRMNHDSLIDKKEDFEIKTRFGDFRLRAYEQTTNDTVHIALTKGGWEDDEPVLVRVNSTQINNDLLGTLTNNPDAKLDDMFRAVNEAGKGAIVFINQENASANLLGRLSELKTLQKEGEMKAPNVVMDSKDFGIGAQILHDLRISKVKLMTNSEGLKRIGIVGYGLEIVERVGY from the coding sequence ATGCAAAAGACAGCATCTACAAGCATCCAACTACATACTATTGAAGAAGCCATTGAAGATATTAAAAATGGTAAAGTAATCATTGTAGTAGATGATGAGGATCGTGAGAATGAAGGAGATTTTCTAGCTGCTGCAGAAGCAGTGACACCAGAAATGATCAATTTTATGGCTACTCATGGTCGCGGTCTTATATGCACGCCTATTACAGAAGATCGTTGTGAAGAGTTACATCTCAACATGATGGTAACGAGTAATACAGATCCTATGGAGACTGCTTTTACCGTTTCTGTAGACCTTAAAGGCAATGGAGTTACAACTGGAATATCTGCCTCAGATAGATCAAAAACGGTACAAGCATTAATAAACCCAAATACAAAACCTTACGATTTAAGTAGACCAGGACATATCTTCCCGCTTAAAGCGAAAGAAGGAGGTGTACTACGTCGCACTGGACACACAGAAGCTGCGATTGATTTCGCAAGACTCGCTGGTTTTAAACCTGCAGGAGTTATTGTGGAGATCATGAATGCAGACGGAACAATGGCTAGATTGCCACAGCTTCTAGAAGTTGCCAAAACATTTGATCTAAAGATAGTCTCTATTGAAGACCTCGTGGCTTATCGTATGAATCACGATAGCCTTATTGATAAAAAAGAAGACTTTGAGATTAAAACACGTTTTGGAGATTTTAGACTTCGTGCGTACGAGCAAACTACAAATGACACCGTTCACATAGCACTTACTAAAGGTGGCTGGGAAGATGATGAGCCCGTACTTGTACGTGTAAACTCGACTCAAATTAATAATGATCTACTAGGCACGCTTACAAACAATCCAGATGCCAAACTAGATGATATGTTTCGTGCAGTTAATGAAGCAGGTAAAGGAGCCATTGTCTTTATAAATCAAGAGAATGCAAGTGCAAATCTTCTAGGAAGATTAAGCGAACTAAAAACGTTACAGAAAGAAGGAGAGATGAAAGCTCCTAACGTAGTAATGGACTCAAAAGATTTTGGCATAGGAGCGCAAATCTTACATGACCTGCGCATATCAAAAGTAAAACTAATGACTAATAGTGAAGGTCTTAAACGTATAGGCATCGTAGGCTACGGTCTTGAGATTGTAGAACGTGTAGGCTATTAA